A stretch of the Aegilops tauschii subsp. strangulata cultivar AL8/78 chromosome 4, Aet v6.0, whole genome shotgun sequence genome encodes the following:
- the LOC141021691 gene encoding uncharacterized protein, with amino-acid sequence MSQKLLLMLLVASRKLHHYFQGHPIKVVSAYPLERVLRSPNAVGRVAERNIELQAFQLEFCTTRVIKGVALADFVAECTDAPGPEAGEDRSLSPGGKAPDGWVMYFDGAFVSNNIAEYEGLITGLKAPAALGVNRLTIKGNSQLLINFSNKVYEPKDEHVEAYLAEVRKMEKQLLGLELQHVPRGTNKEANDIAKRASKRQPQELDIFEERLFKPSAAPPATEPTLPQEELPPPPTSGAPACGPTSGACLLLALEPQEGCWTKEFKAYLLQGTLLEKEEDAERVARQATTYCIQDGELYRKRPNDVSMRCISREQGCDLLTDIHSRDCGHHSSSRTLVGKICYASVAHPRSNGQAERANTDVLRGLKARTFKKKLEACSRSWLDELQSVLWSIRTTATKPTGETPFFLVYGAEVVLPHEVMHRFVWVLAFDEPHQDATQGMDLVLGEEHRRQASLRVARNQQALRRKKGKVKQKRHAQPQQITRLGSKGLSDSA; translated from the exons ATGTCGCAGAAGCTCCTGCTCATGCTCCTCGTTGCCTCGCGAAAGTtgcaccactacttccaaggccaccccattAAGGTTGTCTCAGCTTACCCGCtggagagggtgctccggagccccaatgctgTGGGAAGGGTCGCCGAAAGGAACATCGAACTACAGGCATTCCAGCTGGAATTctgcaccaccagggtcatcaagggtgtTGCGCTCGCCGACTTCGTAGCGGAATGCACCGATGCCCCAGGGCCCGAAGCAGGCGAGGACCGGTCCCTTTCGCCAGGGGGCAAAgctccagacggctgggtcatgtacttcgacggcgcctTT gtctccaacaacatcgcggagtaTGAAGGCTTGATCACCGGCCTCAAGGCCCCGGCCGCTTTGGGCGTGAaccgcctcaccatcaagggaaACTCCCAGCTCctcatcaacttctccaacaaggtatacgagccgaaggatgAACACGTGGAGGCATACCTggcggaggtacgcaaaatggagaaACAACTCTTGGGTCTAGAGCTGCAGCATGTGCCTCGCGGCACGAACAAGGAAGCtaacgacatcgccaagagggcatcCAAGCGTCAGCCACAGGAGCTCGAcatctttgaggagcggctcttcaagccttcagcAGCGCCTCCGGCTACAGAGCCAACACTGCCTCAGGAGGAGCTCCCCCCGCCACCAACCTCGGGAGCCCCCGCTtgcggcccgacctcaggagcatGCCTGCTCCTCGccctcgagcctcaggaggggtgctggaccaaagAATTCAAGGCCTACCTGCTGCAGGGAACCTTGCTggagaaggaggaagacgcggagcgcgtggctcgGCAGGCCACAACCTACTGCATTCAGGACGGTGAGCTATACCGAAAACGACCAAACGATGTTTCCatgcgatgcatctccagggagcaggggtgCGATCTGTTGACTGACATACACAGCAGAGACTGCGGACATCACTCGTCATCCCGCACCTTGGtgggcaag atatgctacgcctcagtggcacacccTAGGAGCAACGGCCAAGCCGAGCGTGCTAACACAGacgtcctgaggggcctcaaagcaaggactttcaagaagaagctcgaagcCTGCAGTAGGAGCTGGCTGGACGAGCTCCAGTcggtgctgtggtccatccgcaccaccgcgacCAAGCCGACCGGTgaaactccattcttccttgtctacggagctgaagtGGTTCTCCCACATGAGGTCATGCATCGCTTCGTGTGGGTCTTGGCGTTTGACGAGCCGCACCAGGACGCCACGCaggggatggaccttgtgctaGGGGAGGAACACCGCCGTCAAGCCTCGCTCCGAGTGGCAAGgaaccagcaggcgctgcggcg gaagaaaggaaaggttaaacaaaagcgGCACGCACAACCGCAGCAGATCACGAGGCTTGGCTCCAAGGGCCTCTCGGACTCAGCCTGA